Part of the Pseudomonas sp. ADAK13 genome is shown below.
TTATTGCGCTGCGGGTGGGCGTCAACCTCGGTGCAGGCTGGGGTGAGCCGGTGGGCGTGAGCAACACCGCCGAATGGTGGCCGGTGGAGCGTCGTGGTTTTGCCCTGGGCGCGCACCATACGGGTTACCCGATTGGCGCCATGCTCAGTGGCATCGTCGCCAGTTTTGTCATCAGCACTTTTGGTGAAGACAACTGGCGCTACGTGTTCTTCTTCGCGTTTGTCGTGGCCTTGCCGCTGATGATTTTCTGGGCGCGGTATTCCACCGCCGAACGTATAACCGCGCTGTACGTCGACATCGCCGCCAAGGGCATGACCCCGCCGGACAACGCACCGGCCAGCCAGGTAAAAGGCCACGCCTGGCGCACCTTTATCGCCACCTTGCGCAACCGCAATATCGCCCTCACGGCGGGTAATACGATGCTGACCCAAGTCGTGTACATGGGCGTCAACATCGTGCTGCCGGCGTACCTCTACAACATCGCCGGGCTGTCCCTGGCGGAGTCGGCGGGCATGAGCGTGGTGTTCACCCTGACCGGGATTCTCGGGCAACTGGTGTGGCCGTCGCTGTCGGACATCATTGGCCGGCGCGTCACCCTGATCATCTGCGGGGTGTGGATGGCCGCCAGTGTCGGGGCGTTCTACTTCGCCAACACCCTGACCCTGATCATCGTCGTGCAACTGCTGTTCGGCCTGGTGGCCAACGCGGTGTGGCCGATCTACTACGCGGTGGCCTGCGACTCGGCCGAGCCGTCGGCGACCTCCACCGCCAACGGCATCATCACCACCGCGATGTTCATCGGCGGCGGCCTGGCGCCGGTGCTGATGGGCAGCCTGATTGCCATGGGCGGCGGCTGGACCACCTTGCACGGCTACACGGTGTGCTTCTTCGTGATGGCCGGCTGTGCCCTGGGCGGGGCGCTGCTGCAACTGTTTTCCCACCGCCCGCCGGCGCTGGTTGCGCAACTCGAACCCTAGAACAACACCGATGCGTCCCCCAGCCAGGGTGCTGGCGGGGCGCCAAGAGGACTTGCCCGATGAAGACTGCCAACCCTGCCCGTGAGCCACGGGCGTTGAACAAACTGATGTTCGTCAAGCTGATGCCCTTGCTGATCATCGCCTACGTGCTGAGCTTTCTGGACCGCACCAACATTGCCCTGGCCAAGCATCACCTGGACGTGGACCTGGGAATTTCCGCCGCCGCGTACGGCCTGGGCGCCGGGTTGTTTTTCCTGACCTATGCGCTGTCGGAAATCCCCAGCAACCTGATCATGCACAAGGTCGGCGCGCGGTTCTGGATCGCCCGGATCATGGTGACCTGGGGCCTGATTTCGGCGGCCATGGCGTTCGTCCAGGGCGAGACCTCGTTCTATGTTCTGCGCCTGCTGCTGGGCATTGCCGAAGCCGGCCTGTTTCCCGGGGTGATGCTGTACCTCACCTACTGGTTCAACCGCGAGCAACGGGCGCGGGCCACCGGGTATTTTCTGCTCGGCGTGTGTTTTGCCAACATCATCGGCGGCCCGGTGGGCGCGGCATTGATGCGCATGGACGGGATCCTCGGCTGGCACGGCTGGCAGTGGATGTTCCTGCTCGAAGGCTTGCCGGCGGTCGCGTTTGCCTGGGTGGTGTGGTGCAAGTTGCCGGACCGTCCGAGCAAGGCACCCTGGCTCTCGGCCGAAGAGGCGCGCGGGATTGAACAGCGCATCGCGATGGAGACTGACGAGGGCGCAGGCGAGGGCGGGCATTCCCTGAAAAACTGGCTGACGCCGCAAATCCTGCTGGCGATCTTTGTGTATTTTTGCCATCAGATCACCATCTACACCGTGATCTTTTTCCTGCCGAGCATTATCAGCAAATATGGCGAACTGAGCACCATGAGCGTCGGCCTGCTGACCTCATTGCCATGGATTGCCGCAGCGGCAGGCGCCGTGCTGCTGCCGCGCTTTGCGACCACGCCCACCCGTGCCCGGCGGCTGTTGATCACCGGTTTGCTGACCATGGCGGCGGGGTTGGGCATTGCCTCGGTGTCGGGGCCGGTTTTCAGCCTGTTGGGCTTCTGTGTGTCGGCGGTGATGTTCTTTGTGGTGCAGTCGATCATCTTTCTGTACCCCGCTTCACGCCTCAAGGGCGTGGCGCTGGCGGGCGGGCTGGGCTTCGTCAATGCCTGCGGGCTGCTCGGCGGGTTTGTCGGGCCGTCGGTGATGGGCGCAATCGAGATGAGCACCGGCAATGCCATGAACGGCTTGAAAGTGATTGCCGTGGTGCTGGTGGTGGCCGCGTTGGCGGCCTTGCGTTTGCGCCAGGGGCAGGAGCCCGATCACACCAGCAATGAAGTGGGAAACCCCGAAGCCAGCACCAGATAAGCCACGACTGCCGCCAGGCATAAACCGACAAATACCCGCAACAGTGTCCTGGCGGTGGGATGAGCGACGAATTTGATGGCCCAGAGCAAAATCCCGGCGACCAGGACGCTCAAGACAGAAATGACCAGCACGATGGTGTTCTCGAAAGCCTCGGAAGCTGTTTTATAGTCTCAAAGGCCCGCGTTGAACAGTGTGCGCATAGACGCAGGGCCCCGGGTGTTTCTAAACTGCCCCCTATCCAGGGCAGTGGGGCGAGCGCCGATGAATCGCAATGAATTACGCAAGGCCGACATCAACCTGATGGTGGTCTTTGAAACCTTGATGCTCGAACGCAATGTGACCCGGGTGGCCGAGAAGCTGTTTCTCGGCCAACCCACCATCAGTTCGGCCCTCAACCGCCTGCGCACGTTGTTCAATGACCCGCTGTTCATCCGCGTCGGCCATCGCATGGAACCGACCGCGCGGGCCGAAGAGATCATCAAGCACCTGTCGCCGGCCCTCGATTCATTGTCGTCGGCCCTGAGCCTGACCCACGATTTCGACCCGTCCATCAGCACCATGACCTTCCGCATCGGCCTGTCCGATGACGTCGAGTTCGGCCTGCTGCCGCCACTGCTGCGGGCCTTGCGCCAGGAGGCGCCGATGGTGGTGTTCGTGGTGCAGCACGTGGACTACTGGCGTATCCCGGACCTGCTGGCCTCCGGCGATATCACCGTCGGCATCACCCAGACCCGTGGCCTGCCGGCGAATGCCAAGCGCAAATTATTGCGGCATATCCGCCCTTGCCTGTTGCGGGCAGACGCCTCGGACAAACCCCTGACCCTCGACGAATATTGCGCACGGCCCCATGTGCTGGTGTCCCACACGGCCAACGTGTCCGGGTTTGCGGATGAATGGCTGGCGGAAATCGGCCGCAAGCGTCACGTGGTGCTCTCGGTGCCGCAATACAGCGCGCTGCCGGCGTTGCTCGCCGGCACCGACATGATCGCCAGCCTGCCGGACTACACTGCCCAGGCCATGGCCGCCGGGGGAAATCTGTTCTGTGAGCCGTTTCCGTTCGAAACCCCGACCCTGGATTTGTCCATGGTCTGGCTCAGCCACGTCGACACCGACCCGGCGGAACGCTGGATGCGCTCGCGGCTGGAGGCGTTCATGAGCGAGCGGGACATGCTGCCGGTGGTAGCGCCAAAATCTTGAGATAACACCTTCAGGGAGATCCACCCATGACCCCATCCCGTTCCTTGCTGCGTGGGCGCGGCAGTCATGACAGTGGCAAGGTTGGCATGGTCGAGCTGTTTTTCGACCTGGTGTTCGTGTTTGCCGTGACCCAATTGTCCCATTCGCTGCTCGCGCACTTGTCCATCGGCGGTGCGGTGCAGGTGGCGCTGATGATGGTGGCGGTGTGGTGGGTGTGGATCTTCACCTCGTGGGTCACCAACTGGCTGGACCCGGAAAAAATCCCGATCCGCATCGGCCTGTTCGGCTTGATGGTGGCGGGCTTGCTGCTGTCGTCTTCGATCCCCAAGGCGTTTACCGATCGCGGCCTGCTGTTCGCGGGCGCCTATGTGTTCATGCAAGTGGGGCGCACGCTGTTTGCCTTGTGGGCGGTGCGCGGCGAGTCGCTGAACATGACCCGAAACTTCCAGCGCATCCTGGCGTGGATGCTGTTTTCCGGGGTGTTCTGGATCACCGGCGCGCTGCTTGAGGGCGAGCAGCGTTTGGCCTTCTGGGCCCTGGCGCTGTTGATCGAGCTGATTTCCCCGTCGGTGTATTTCTGGGTACCGGGGCTTGGGCCCTCAACGCTTTCGGACTGGAATGTGGAAGGCAACCACATGGCCGAACGCTGCGGCCTGTTTGTGATCATCGCCCTGGGCGAGTCGTTGCTGGTGACCGGCGCTACCTTTGCCGAACTGCCCTGGAGCATGGATGGGCTGGCGGCGTTCCTGGTGGCGGTGGTGGGCAGCATCGCCCTGTGGTGGATCTATTTCGACAGCGGCGCCGAGCGCGCCCACCACCGCATTGCCAGCTCCGCCGACCCGGGGCGTCAGGCGCGCATTGCCTACACCTACCTGCACGTGTTGATCGTGGCCGGGATCATTGTCAGTGCAGTGGCCGATGAACTGGTGCTGGTGCACCCGGGGCACGCCAGCCAGGCCGGCGTGGTGGCGATCATTGCCGGCCCGTGGTTGTTCCTGCTGGGCAGTGCGTTGTTCAAATGGGTGATGAGCGACCGGCCCTTGCCGCCGTTTTCGCACCTGGGTGGGTTGCTGCTGTTGCTGGTGTTGTTGCCGCTGGGATTGCAGCAGGTATTTTCGGCGCTGGTGCTGGGAGCGCTGACGTCGGCCGTGTTGGTGGTGGTGGCGATTTGGGAAAATCGCTCGCTGCGTGGCCTGACCGAAGTTTCACACTGAAAGCGGTCTGATTCCGCTCGGCCCCGTGCTATATGTATGACTCTTTTCCTACAACAACTCGGAGCCTTTCATGCCGCACCTGCATCTGGAATACACCGCCAACCTGACAGAGCTGGCCGTTGAGAAAACTTTGTTGCGGCTCAACAACGTGCTGATGGCGTCCGGGCAGTTCGGTTCCGAGTTTGATATCAAGAGTCGCGCGGTCAAGGTGGAAACGTTCCAGGTCGGCACGTCCTTGAGCCCGCGTGCGTTTATCGCCGTGAAGCTGTCGCTGCTCAGCGGGCGATCGCCGCAGGTCAAGAAGCAATTGTCGGAAAGCCTGTTGGCGGCGTTGCAGGACCTGGGCGATTGGCCTGCAGACCTGCAGGTGCAGCTCAGTGTCTTGCTGGTCGATATGGATCGCGAGTCCTACAGCAAAGTCACCATCGGCTGATGGGCAGGGGTTACAGCAACCCCTGATCCGCACACACCTTCACCACCTGCTCCCTGAACCACGTGTTGGCGCTGTCCTGCTCGCTGTGTTCATTCCACTGCATGTCCAGGGTAAACCCCGGCAAACCGTTCGGCGCTTCGCAATGGCCGAACACGGTCGTGTCTGCTAGCAGCTTCAGCACCCGACGGGGCAGGGTGACGATAAAGTCGGTGCCGGTGATCATCTTCAGCGCCGCGCTGTAGCTGTTGGCCCGGGCGATCACCTGGCGCTTGTGGGACTGGCGCGCCAGCCAGCCGTCGATCATGTTGGTGTCGGAGCTCCACGGCGTAGGGAATACGTGACGCCGGGCGACGAAGGATTGCAGGCTGAACGCCGGTTCCCGGGGCGCCGACTGTTTGTCGAAGACGCACACCAGGTCGTCCTCCAGCAGCATCTGGGTCTTGATGTCTTTGTGCTCGCGATGAAAGTGCGGGCCGAAGCAGATCACCAGGTCCAGGCGACCGTCGCGCAAGGCGTCGGCCGGGATCTCGGTTTCCAGCTTCTGCACATTGACGATCACCGGCAGGTCGGCGTGGTCGAAGGTTTTCAGCAGGCGCGGCAGGACCAGCTGTTCGAAGTATTCCGGGGCGCAGACATTGAAGGTCACGGCCTTGCGGGTGGGGTCGAAGGCGTGGCTGCCGGCGTGGCAGAGGTTGATGCTTTCGAGGATTTTCTGCACATGGTCGTACATGGTGGTGGCTTTGTACGTAGGACGCATACCCGCCCGGGTGTTGATAAACAGCTCATCTTCGAAGCTGGTGCGCAGCTTCTTGAGGCTGTAGCTGACGGTGGACTGGCTGACGAACAGGGTTTCGGAGACCTCGGTGACGCTGCTTTGGTCATAAACAGCGATAAACACCATCAGGTCCTGCATATCGAGCTTTCTAAGCAAGTTGCTGTTTAGCATCCGTTCCGTCCGCAAATCGTTTGTACCGAGTTCGGTACAAGACAATACAAAATGTTAACGGAACGTTCGTGCCAATAGAAAGCGCTGTCGGACCTTTCTATGTTTGAGGTGGGACAAATAATGTTTACAACACGACCTCAGCGAATATGCCGCGCGTAATGCCGGGGGTCGAAGCGCAGCACGATCAGCAGCATCACCACCACCACGGCCGTCAGTGACCACCAGGCCCATTCGAAGCTGCCCAGTTGGTCGCGGATCATCCCGGCGATCAGCGGCGACAAACCGGCGATCAGGTAACCGATGCCCTGCACGAAGGCGGTCAGGCCGCCGGCGCGGCGCGGGTTGTCCAGATGGTCCAGGGACAGGATCAGGCTCATCGGAAACAACCCGCCAATGCCCAGGCCCAGCAGGCAGGGCCACAGCAGGCTCAGGTGTTGCGGGCTGAGGATCAGGCCGCAGAAGCCGGCGATGATCAGCACCAGCAACACCGCGACCACACCGCGCTTGTCCTGGCGGCGGTTGGCGATGGCCGGGGTGACCAGGCCGGAGACCACCTCCATGGCGGTCAAAAAGCCCAGCAACAGGCCGGCATTCTGTTCACTCCAGCCCAGCTCCACGTAGTACGGCGCCAGCCAGGCCAGCACGCAGGTGTAGGACGCGGTGCCGAGGCCGAAAAAGATTGCCAGCAACCAGGCCCGGCGATTGCCGAAAAATGACGCCTGCGGGCCCGCGCCGGCTTGGGGCAGCGGCGGCAACACCGAGCGTTGGGCGTACCAGAACACCAGCGCCAACACTGCCAGCACCGCCCAGATTGCCAGGCCGATGCGCCAACTGCCGGTGCGCACCTGGATAAACGGCGAGAATGAAGCGGCGAGGGCCGCCCCGCCCATGA
Proteins encoded:
- a CDS encoding MFS transporter, coding for MATLKKASLRSIHRHSWVSLLVCWMIWILNAYDREIVLRLGPTISKHFDLSADQWGTMATVIMLALALLDIPGSMWSDRYGGGWKRARFQVPLVLGYTAISFLSGFKALSGNLATFIALRVGVNLGAGWGEPVGVSNTAEWWPVERRGFALGAHHTGYPIGAMLSGIVASFVISTFGEDNWRYVFFFAFVVALPLMIFWARYSTAERITALYVDIAAKGMTPPDNAPASQVKGHAWRTFIATLRNRNIALTAGNTMLTQVVYMGVNIVLPAYLYNIAGLSLAESAGMSVVFTLTGILGQLVWPSLSDIIGRRVTLIICGVWMAASVGAFYFANTLTLIIVVQLLFGLVANAVWPIYYAVACDSAEPSATSTANGIITTAMFIGGGLAPVLMGSLIAMGGGWTTLHGYTVCFFVMAGCALGGALLQLFSHRPPALVAQLEP
- a CDS encoding MFS transporter gives rise to the protein MKTANPAREPRALNKLMFVKLMPLLIIAYVLSFLDRTNIALAKHHLDVDLGISAAAYGLGAGLFFLTYALSEIPSNLIMHKVGARFWIARIMVTWGLISAAMAFVQGETSFYVLRLLLGIAEAGLFPGVMLYLTYWFNREQRARATGYFLLGVCFANIIGGPVGAALMRMDGILGWHGWQWMFLLEGLPAVAFAWVVWCKLPDRPSKAPWLSAEEARGIEQRIAMETDEGAGEGGHSLKNWLTPQILLAIFVYFCHQITIYTVIFFLPSIISKYGELSTMSVGLLTSLPWIAAAAGAVLLPRFATTPTRARRLLITGLLTMAAGLGIASVSGPVFSLLGFCVSAVMFFVVQSIIFLYPASRLKGVALAGGLGFVNACGLLGGFVGPSVMGAIEMSTGNAMNGLKVIAVVLVVAALAALRLRQGQEPDHTSNEVGNPEASTR
- a CDS encoding LysR substrate-binding domain-containing protein, coding for MNRNELRKADINLMVVFETLMLERNVTRVAEKLFLGQPTISSALNRLRTLFNDPLFIRVGHRMEPTARAEEIIKHLSPALDSLSSALSLTHDFDPSISTMTFRIGLSDDVEFGLLPPLLRALRQEAPMVVFVVQHVDYWRIPDLLASGDITVGITQTRGLPANAKRKLLRHIRPCLLRADASDKPLTLDEYCARPHVLVSHTANVSGFADEWLAEIGRKRHVVLSVPQYSALPALLAGTDMIASLPDYTAQAMAAGGNLFCEPFPFETPTLDLSMVWLSHVDTDPAERWMRSRLEAFMSERDMLPVVAPKS
- a CDS encoding low temperature requirement protein A — translated: MTPSRSLLRGRGSHDSGKVGMVELFFDLVFVFAVTQLSHSLLAHLSIGGAVQVALMMVAVWWVWIFTSWVTNWLDPEKIPIRIGLFGLMVAGLLLSSSIPKAFTDRGLLFAGAYVFMQVGRTLFALWAVRGESLNMTRNFQRILAWMLFSGVFWITGALLEGEQRLAFWALALLIELISPSVYFWVPGLGPSTLSDWNVEGNHMAERCGLFVIIALGESLLVTGATFAELPWSMDGLAAFLVAVVGSIALWWIYFDSGAERAHHRIASSADPGRQARIAYTYLHVLIVAGIIVSAVADELVLVHPGHASQAGVVAIIAGPWLFLLGSALFKWVMSDRPLPPFSHLGGLLLLLVLLPLGLQQVFSALVLGALTSAVLVVVAIWENRSLRGLTEVSH
- a CDS encoding 5-carboxymethyl-2-hydroxymuconate Delta-isomerase, which encodes MPHLHLEYTANLTELAVEKTLLRLNNVLMASGQFGSEFDIKSRAVKVETFQVGTSLSPRAFIAVKLSLLSGRSPQVKKQLSESLLAALQDLGDWPADLQVQLSVLLVDMDRESYSKVTIG
- a CDS encoding LysR family transcriptional regulator produces the protein MLNSNLLRKLDMQDLMVFIAVYDQSSVTEVSETLFVSQSTVSYSLKKLRTSFEDELFINTRAGMRPTYKATTMYDHVQKILESINLCHAGSHAFDPTRKAVTFNVCAPEYFEQLVLPRLLKTFDHADLPVIVNVQKLETEIPADALRDGRLDLVICFGPHFHREHKDIKTQMLLEDDLVCVFDKQSAPREPAFSLQSFVARRHVFPTPWSSDTNMIDGWLARQSHKRQVIARANSYSAALKMITGTDFIVTLPRRVLKLLADTTVFGHCEAPNGLPGFTLDMQWNEHSEQDSANTWFREQVVKVCADQGLL
- a CDS encoding cyanate transporter: MENVRAKPATAVWLMISVVLVALNLRPSMAAVGPLLSSIRGDVALSFSTASLLTMLPVMAMGLAMFFGMGVAKRFGEHRSIVLSLVVIGLATVSRLFLDSAVELILSAIAAGLGIAMIQALMPALIKSRFSDNVSLFMGLYVTAIMGGAALAASFSPFIQVRTGSWRIGLAIWAVLAVLALVFWYAQRSVLPPLPQAGAGPQASFFGNRRAWLLAIFFGLGTASYTCVLAWLAPYYVELGWSEQNAGLLLGFLTAMEVVSGLVTPAIANRRQDKRGVVAVLLVLIIAGFCGLILSPQHLSLLWPCLLGLGIGGLFPMSLILSLDHLDNPRRAGGLTAFVQGIGYLIAGLSPLIAGMIRDQLGSFEWAWWSLTAVVVVMLLIVLRFDPRHYARHIR